In Myxococcota bacterium, a single genomic region encodes these proteins:
- a CDS encoding molybdopterin-dependent oxidoreductase has protein sequence MATTAKNTEWHSTACILCECNCGIEIQLGGEDGRRFTRIRGDKKHVMSKGYACEKPSRLDYYQNGRDRLLTPQRRRADGTYESIDWDTAIREVAERFSAIRDEHGGESIFYYGGGGQGNHLPGGYSRTIRSVLGSRYRSNALAQEKTGEFWVAGKMSGCITRGDFEHCEVGVFIGKNPWFSHSMPQARLTLREIAKDPKRSMIVIDPRRTETADLADFHLAVKPGADAWLLSAMIAVIVQEDLVDKAWVEAHTEGGEEILPHFASLDIATYCERSGVPEDQVRAASRRIAAAESVALFEDLGVQMNRHSTLVSYLHRLIAFTTGNFGKKGAMYSPASLQPLGSSGGGGQRTSPVAGARIISGLVPCNVIPEEILTDHEKRYRAMLVEAANPVHSLADSRRMREAFEALDFVVVIDVAMTETARTADYVLPVSSQFEKAEATFFNFEFPHNYFHLRRPLLEPPDGLFSEAELHARLVEAMGEMPTEAVEALRTAWDEGRVPFREKFFELLSSQPNFFALAPVVLFRAIGDKLPHRLAEGAVLYALCHMAAQKNPDSIRRAGFEGEGLDLGDALFDGVLAGESGVIFSVDDWDTSWERVSRADQRIQLSIPELREELEGLEDSAPIAGTAEFPFLLSAGERRSFTANTIVRNPEWRKKDAGGALRIHPEDAQELGLADGGRARLSTRRGATEVSVELSDRMQRGHVSIPNGLGLDYPDESGARQPTGVSPNELTAAEDRDWLAGTPWHKSTLARVEAL, from the coding sequence ATGGCGACCACCGCGAAGAACACGGAATGGCACTCCACCGCCTGCATTCTCTGTGAGTGCAACTGCGGGATCGAGATCCAGCTGGGTGGAGAGGACGGCCGTCGCTTCACGCGCATCCGCGGCGACAAGAAGCACGTCATGTCGAAGGGCTACGCCTGCGAGAAGCCGTCGCGCCTCGACTACTACCAGAACGGTCGCGACCGACTGCTGACGCCCCAGCGCCGGCGCGCGGACGGAACCTACGAGTCGATCGACTGGGACACGGCGATCCGCGAGGTGGCCGAGCGCTTCTCCGCGATCCGCGACGAGCACGGCGGGGAGTCGATCTTCTACTACGGCGGCGGCGGTCAGGGGAACCATCTGCCCGGCGGCTACTCGCGCACGATCCGTTCGGTGCTGGGCTCGCGCTATCGCTCGAACGCCCTGGCCCAGGAGAAGACCGGCGAGTTCTGGGTGGCCGGCAAGATGAGCGGCTGCATCACGCGCGGCGACTTCGAGCACTGCGAGGTCGGGGTCTTCATCGGCAAGAATCCCTGGTTCAGTCACAGCATGCCCCAGGCCCGGCTCACCCTGCGCGAGATCGCGAAGGATCCGAAGCGCAGCATGATCGTGATCGATCCGCGGCGCACCGAGACGGCCGACCTGGCCGACTTCCACCTGGCGGTGAAGCCGGGCGCGGATGCCTGGCTGCTCTCGGCGATGATCGCCGTGATCGTGCAGGAAGACCTCGTCGACAAGGCCTGGGTCGAGGCCCACACCGAGGGCGGCGAAGAGATCCTGCCCCACTTCGCGAGTCTCGACATCGCGACCTACTGCGAGAGGTCGGGCGTTCCCGAGGACCAGGTGCGCGCGGCCAGCCGCCGCATCGCGGCGGCGGAGAGCGTGGCGCTCTTCGAGGACCTCGGGGTCCAGATGAACCGCCACTCGACGCTGGTCAGCTACCTGCACCGGCTGATCGCCTTCACGACGGGGAACTTCGGGAAGAAGGGAGCGATGTACTCGCCCGCCTCGCTCCAGCCCCTCGGCTCCTCGGGGGGTGGCGGCCAGCGCACCAGTCCGGTGGCGGGGGCGCGCATCATCTCCGGGCTCGTTCCGTGCAACGTGATCCCCGAGGAGATCCTGACCGACCACGAAAAGCGCTACCGCGCCATGCTCGTGGAAGCGGCGAATCCGGTGCACTCGCTGGCCGACAGCCGGCGCATGCGCGAGGCCTTCGAGGCCCTCGACTTCGTCGTGGTGATCGACGTGGCGATGACCGAGACGGCGCGTACGGCCGACTACGTGTTGCCGGTGTCGTCCCAGTTCGAGAAGGCGGAGGCGACGTTCTTCAACTTCGAGTTCCCCCACAACTACTTCCATCTGCGCCGGCCGCTGCTCGAGCCGCCGGACGGGCTCTTCTCGGAAGCCGAGCTTCACGCCCGCCTGGTCGAGGCGATGGGCGAGATGCCCACCGAGGCCGTGGAGGCGCTGCGCACCGCTTGGGACGAAGGCCGCGTCCCGTTCCGGGAGAAGTTCTTCGAGTTGTTGAGCAGCCAGCCGAATTTCTTCGCCCTGGCCCCGGTGGTGCTGTTCCGCGCGATCGGTGACAAACTCCCGCATCGGCTCGCCGAAGGCGCGGTGCTCTATGCGCTCTGCCACATGGCGGCGCAGAAGAATCCGGACTCGATCCGGCGCGCGGGCTTCGAAGGCGAGGGCCTCGACCTCGGGGACGCGCTCTTCGACGGTGTGCTCGCCGGGGAGAGCGGCGTGATCTTCTCGGTCGACGACTGGGATACCAGCTGGGAGCGGGTGTCCCGGGCGGACCAGCGGATCCAGCTGTCGATTCCCGAACTGCGCGAAGAACTCGAAGGCCTCGAGGACAGTGCGCCGATCGCGGGAACGGCCGAGTTTCCGTTCCTGCTGTCGGCGGGAGAACGACGCTCCTTCACAGCGAACACGATCGTGCGCAACCCGGAATGGCGGAAGAAGGACGCCGGGGGGGCGCTGCGCATCCACCCCGAAGACGCCCAGGAGCTGGGCCTCGCCGATGGGGGCCGCGCGCGGCTGTCGACGCGTCGCGGAGCCACCGAGGTGAGCGTCGAGCTCTCCGACCGGATGCAGCGCGGCCACGTGTCGATCCCGAACGGTCTGGGACTCGACTACCCCGACGAGAGCGGCGCGCGGCAGCCGACCGGCGTCTCGCCGA